The Dokdonella sp. nucleotide sequence ACGGTCGTCCTCGACGCCGCGCAGAAGAACGCCTTCGCCGCAAACTCGATCGCCCTGTCGCCGTCACGAGCGTGGATGAGTGCGCGCGCGGCAGCCGCGCTGCGCGACGACCAGGTCGCCACGCTCGCCTCCGCCGGCTTCTCCATCGGTGCGGTCGAGCTCGGCGAGATCGAGAAGGCCGGCGGCAGCCTGCGCTGCTGCGTGGCGGAGATCTACTGATGCCACGCGCCACGGAACCGGCGAGTTCAGCGGCAATTCAAGCCGCCACGCCAAGACTGCGGCCGCGTTCCACACGTGTTTTCCGCTTCCTGCTACCTTTTCGCCGATGAAGCTCCTGGGTCGAGGTCGAGTGCTCGCCGCCGTCGTGGCCATCCTGGTCGCGCCGGTGTCGTTGGCTGCCGACGAGATCACGGTCCAGCAGGCTGTCGACAAGGTGCAGCGGGAGATGAATGCGAAGGTGCTGAGCGTGCAGACCTTGCAGGTCGGCAAGCGCAAGCTCTATCGCATCAAGCTCCTCACTCCCGGCGGCCAGGTGCGGGTCGTCGACGTGAAGGCCAACCCCTAGTCCCGGAGAAAACCATGCGTGTACTGCTCGTTGAAGACGAAGCGCCTCTGCGCGAGACGCTCGCCGCCCGGTTGAAGCGCGACGGCTTCGCGGTGGATACCGCAGGTGATGGCGAGGAAGGCCTCTATCTCGGCCGCGAGGTTCCATTCGATGTCGCCATCATCGATCTCGGCCTGCCCAAGCTGTCGGGCATGGACCTGGTCAAGCAACTGCGCGAGGCCGGCCAGCGCTACCCGATCCTCATCCTCACCGCGCGTTCGTCATGGCAGGACAAGGTGCAGGGCCTCAAATTCGGGGCCGACGACTACCTGGTCAAGCCTTTCCATGTCGAGGAATTGCTGGCCCGTCTCAACGCCCTCGTGCGTCGCGCCAGCGGCTGGTCGCGCCCGCAGCTCGAGTGTGGCCCGATCGTGCTCGACACGACCGCGCAGACGGTCACCTCGAATGGCAGCACGGTCGATCTCACCAGCTACGAGTACAAGGTGCTCGAATATCTGATGATGCATGCCGGTGAACTGGTCTCGAAGGCCGATCTCACCGAGCACATCTACCAGCAGGATTTCGACCGTGACTCGAACGTGCTCGAAGTCTTCATCGGCCGCCTGCGTCGCAAGCTCGATCCGGATGGCGCGATCAAGCCGATCGAGACCGTGCGCGGCCGTGGCTACCGCTTCGCCCTGGAACGCACCGACTCGTTGGCCGGCGAGGATGACGCGCCCAAAGGGGAAACTGCCGCGAACTGACGAACGTCGTCGCGATGGCGCGTCCGCTGTCCCTGAAGGCCCGTTCGCTGACCGCGGCAGGCTTCGTGCTTGCCGGTTTCCTCGGCCTCGCCTTCTTCGCCCTCGACAAGGCCTTCCATGAGGCTTCGCTGGCTTCGCAGCGCGAGCGGCTGCAAGGCTATGTCTACGCCTATCTCGCCGGTGCCGATACGGTGCGCACCGGCACCCTGATCCCGCCCGAGGTCGGCCCCGATCCGCGTTTCGATCGTCCATCGTCAGGACTGTATGCGGCGATCGTCGGCGACAACGTGCGCAATGCGCACGCACGCCAGTGGCGCTCACCGTCGGCGCTCGGCGTCGAGCTCCCCTTCGATACCGAGCTTGCCGCCGGCGAGCAGCGATTCGACGGTCCACTGGCAACACCGGAAGGTGAGCTCTACGTGCTTTCGCAGGGCATCGAGTGGAGCCTGCCGAACAGCGACCCGCTGAAGCTGACTGTGCACGTCGCCGAGGACGGCGCCGAGATGGCGCGCCAGGCAACCCAGTTCAGGCGCACCCTGTTCGCCTGGCTCGGCGGCCTCGGCGTGCTGCTGCTATTGCTCCTGCTCGCCGTGCAGCGCTGGAGCCTTGCCCCGCTGCGCAAGATTGCCGCCGACCTCGAGCACGTCGAACGCGGCAACCAGGAACGCCTCGGCGACGACTATCCCGTCGAACTGTCAGGCCTTTCGACCAATCTCAATGCCTTCATCGATTCCGAACGCGAACGCCTCAAGCGCTACCGCAACACGCTCTCCGACCTTGCCCACAGTCTGAAGACGCCGCTCGCGGTCATGCGCACCCAGCTCGAGACGCAAAGCGACGACAGGCAATTGCGCTGGACCGTGCTCGAGCAGGTCGGACGCATGGACGAGATCGTCGCCTACCAGCTGTCGCGTGCGGCGACCTCCGGCCGGCAGACTTTCGCCACGCCGCTCGCGCTGGAGCCGTACGCCGAGGAAATCGTGCAGAGCCTGGAGAAGGTCTATGCCGACCGCAACGTGCTGTGCGAGTTCGACATCGATCCGGCCGCGCGTTTCCACGGCGACCAGGGCGACCTGCTCGAACTGCTCGGCAATCTGCTCGAGAACGCCTTCAAGTGGGCACGCCACCGTGTCCTGCTGAGCGCACGCCCGCATCAGGAAGAGGGCAGCCGCTGGCCCAGCCTCGAAATCAGCATCGAGGACGACGGTCCCGGTATCCCCGACGACCGCATCGAACACGTGCTGCAGCGCGGCGTGCGCGGCGACGAGCGTGTGCAGGGCCACGGTATCGGCCTGTCGATCGTGCAGGACATCGTGCGTGCGTACCGCGGCACGCTGCGGGTGACGCGCTCGCCGACCCTTGGCGGCGCCCGCTTCGACATCCGCCTTGAACGCAACTGAGCCGAACGCTTGGGGTGCTCTGATCAATCCCGCAATGGCGTCATGACGTCCGCAAGGTTCGCTGCGGGGTGGGCTTGGCGAAGTGCAGGCTGCTTGCCCGGGCGCGCCGCGCACGCCGCACTGCGGGCCTTGCGGATGTCACCCCGTCATTGGGAATCAGAAGCTTGGGGCCGTCCTGTGCGGGATTGATCAGAGCATCTTCAGTTGCCAGCAAGCGCCTCGACCTCGGCCAGCAGGCGTGCTGTCACCTGCTCGCGACCGTAGCGTTCGACGACGTAGTCGCGTGCACGCGCACCCTCTTCCGCGCGTGCGGTCGCATCGAGCGCGAGCACGCGGTCGATCGCAGCATGCAGTTCGGCTTCGCCGCGGAAGGCCGCGCCGCTGCGACTGGCTTCGACGTGCTCGACGAGTGCCTCGCACTCGCCGTTGACGATGACCGGCACGCGTTGCGCCATCGCCTCGAGCAGGACGATGCTCAGGCTCTCGTACGGCGAAGGCTGCACGAAGGCGAGCGCGCCGGCCATCAGCTCGAACTTGCGCCGTTCGTCGACGAAACCCAGGTAGCGCACGCCGGGCCGCGAACCGACGCCGATCACGTCGTGCCCGGTCAGCACGAGTTCGAGCTTCGACTGCGGATGCGCCTTCTTCCACGAGGCGAAACCGTCGAGCATTTGAGGGCTGCCCTTGTTGACGTCGATGCGTCCGCAGTACAGCAGGTACGGGCTCGCTTCGCGTGCCGGCTCGACCAGCGTGGTCTCCACGCTCATCGAAACGACGCGGCCATGGTCGACGTTCCACAGGCGCGCACCGATTTCCTGTTCTGCCCGCGTATTCCACAGCAGGCTCGGTGCGCGGCGCGCCTGATGTGCCATCGCCTTGAGATAGGCAGCCGGCTCGTCGTGCACGCAAGGCACGATCAGCCAGCGCCGGTGCGGCATGGCGCGGATGCCGTCGAACGTGGTCGGATACAGATAGGTGATGAAGATCACCGCGCGATAGTCGTCGCCATGCCGCGCGAGATGCTCGTGCAGGCTTGGGCAATGCGGTCCCTGTGCGCGGATGAATTCCTCCTCGAGCGACTCTGGCCAGGCGAACCGCGTCGCCGGTGGATGCGCACAGCGCGCGGCATGATGCGCGCGCAAACGATCCCAGAGCACGCCGAAGTAAGGACCACGCTCGTGCACCACCTCGAAGCGCCGCACGCGAATGCCATCACGTAGTTCGGTACCCACCGGGAGATCGTTGCGCCAATGCACGTAGTCGGACGCCGCCGTGGTGAGGATTTCGATGTCGTAGTGCGGGCGCAGCAGCTCGGCATACTGCCACGCCAAGGCTTCCGAGCCACCGACGAGCTTTTCGTGACAGCGTTGTACGACGATCGCGATGCGCGGCTTCACGTCCGCTGCTCCACCAGTTCGAGGAGCCTGGCACCAAGGCGGTCGTTGCGGAACTGCTCGCGATACCTGCGCATCCCTTGCTCGCGCAGGCTGTCCCTGAAGACTGCATCGGAGAACAACCGGGCGGCAGTTGCCGCGTAGACGAACGGATCAGCTGAGTTCCACGCGATGCCGGCGCTGCCCAGCGTCTCAGGGACAGCCGTGGTGGCGCGCGCCACGATCGGCGTGCCCAGCGCCATGGCTTCGACCAGCGGGACACAGAAACCTTCGTGCGCGCTCAACAACATGAAAACATGACTGGCCAGATACGCAGCCTTCAGCTCGGACTCGCTGGCACCATCGACCCAGCGCACGTGCTTCTCGATGCCGTAGGCGGCGACCCGCGCGCGGACCGCGTTCGTGTACGCGGACAGGCGCGGATCGATCTTGCCGACCAGGACCAGTCGCGCCGGCTCGGCATAGGCACGCAGGTAGGCGGCGAACGCGTCGACCAGGTCGACATGCCCCTTGTTCGGCGCGATGCGCCCGACCATGAGGAAGTTGCGCGCGCCGTCGCCGAGCTCGTCGAGCATGGCCGCATCCGCCTCGGCCTCGAGCAGGTCGTCGATGCGGTGGAATGGAGCCAGCACGCTGCCGGACGCGCGCGGCGCACCGGCGGCGAACAGCTCGTCGAGGTTGTATGCCGAATCGCCGATGTAGCGCTCGCAACCGAGCGCGGCCACGGCGGCAATCTCCGCACGCCCGTCCCTGCAGGCCTCCTCATGCTCGTGCGATATCGAGTGGAAGAACTCGGGTGGTGTGATGTTGTGGTACTTGACGAAGAGGCGTGCCGGGCAACGCCGGAGCAGGTCCAGTCCCTTCGCCCAGCCCATCGAGAAATGATAGACAACGATATCGTCGGGGCCGACGAAAGCGTTCAGCTTGTGAGCAGGGTATGTGCGCACCGCGACATCGTGGGCCGAAATGCAGAAGATGCGCGTTTCGAGACCGTTTCGCTCGAAAACGCTCGCCATGGTGAGCGCATCCGCGCCGACGGCATCACGATTGGCCAATACGGGAATGAGGATGGCTGCTTTCATCGTGCCCGGCCGCGATTCAGGCGAACCGCCCGAAGATCCGGATCAACTCGCGCTCCAGCACGGCGGGGGCGAAGCGGGCCGCATAACGCTCACGCCCGCGCTCACGCAGCCTGGCGCGCAACTCCGCATCCGCGTGCAGACGCCCCACCGACGCGGCGATCAGCGCCGGATCACGGCTCTCCCACGACAGTCCGGCGTCACCGAGCGTCTCCGGAATCGCACTCGAGGCATAGGCGATGATCGGCGTCCCCAGTGCCATCGCCTCGATGACCGGCACGCAGAATCCCTCGTGCGCACTCGGCAACACCAATGCCGTGGCCGCGGCAAATCCCGCCCTGAGTTCCTTGTCGCCGGCATCCCCGATGATCGTCACGTTGTGGCGCAGCCCGCGCTCGTCGATGCGCGCGTGCAGGGCACGTCCATAGGCGGCAAGATTCTGGTCAAGCTTGCCGAACACGAGCAGGTGCGATGCCGGATCGATCGCCTGACGGCAAACCGACAACGCATCGACGAGTTCCAGATAGCCCTTGTTGGGCGCGATGCGACCGACCATCAGCAGCAGCGGAGCACCCCCGACGCGTGGAATCCGTCGATCATCGACCGCGCTGGCGAGCAACTCCTCACAGGCATGAAACGGCGGCAACGTCTCACAGCGCCTCGGATCGACGCCTGCGGTGATGAAATCCTCGTTGTTGTAGCTCGAGTCGCCGAGGTATAGATCGCAGTTCATTCGCGCGAACCGCGCGATCTGGGCACGACCCGCCTCGCAGGCGTCGACATAGCCCTTCGACCATCCGCGGAAGAACCCCGGCGGCGTGATGTTGTGGTAACGCACCACGCGGCGCGCCTTGACGCGACGAAACAGGTCGACGATGGCATCGGCGCCCGTACAGTAGTGGTAGACGAGGACGTCATCGGGCGAATGCACCCAGTCGATGACCATGGCCGGATCATGGACGGGCTCGTCCACACCCTCGGCACTCCAGGCGAACGTCGTCACCTCGTACCCCGCGGAGCGCAGACATGCTGTCATGCCGCGGCAGTCATTGCTGACCGCGTCGTGGGGACGAAGTCCAGGGACGATCTGGGCGATGCGCATCGGCTGGCTTCAGTCCGGCCTGCGCGGCGACGTGTCCTGCCCTGACCCTAGTTCGGCCAGGTTCGTCCGCAACGTCGTCAACCAATGGTTCATGCCGAGGACCAGTCGTCGATAATCCTCGTTGCCGTCCACTGCGTGCCGTCCGATCTCGTCGATGCGGGCTGCAAGTTGGGACACCTGCGCATCACGCAGTCGGCTTTCCTCGCGCAGTCCCGACGCCTGCCCGTCCACCAGCTCAACCACTCGACGCGAGAGCTTCTCGAGCTGTTCCGCTTGCTCTTGCTGCGCTTCGCCCAGGCTTTTCAGTCCAGCCTCGTCATCACCGGTCAATGCCGCCAGGCGTGCGGCGATCGCGTCCTGCTCGCGGGCCAGTTCGGCACAGCGGAGCTCGAGCGCTTGCACGGCGTCACGCAGTTCGTGCAGTCGGCCCGCCTGGTAGGTTTCCATGGCCCGCTGCTGGCGCGCCTGGATCGGCAAGCGCGCAATTCGGAAACACCATTCCGCCAGGTAGCCGACGACCGGAACGTTGAAAAGCTTGGCCAGCAGGTAGCTCTTGCGCAGGCCGGCGACGCGCACACCGACCGAACGCCCTTCGGGCGAGTACAACAGGTCGCCGAGGATCTCGACCTTGGTGGTCCCGGAGGCCAGCCGCCGCACCAAGGCGCTGCGTGTATCCGGCTCGATGCTGCGCTTGATGATTGCCTCGAACGCCCGCTCGACGAAGCTTGCATAGTTCTCGAGGCACAGCTCGTCGATCGAGTAGTCGAGCCGCACGCGCGGGCCCTGCGACGGCCCCCGGGCAGCACCAGCCTCCACGGGGACGGCCTCGTACGCCGACGGCTGCACCACTGTCTCGACCGGCAGGCGCCTGCGGATGGCCTCGGCTTCGGCGCGGATCTCGTCCTTGGTGCGCTCGAGCAGGGTTTCGAAGGAAACGGACATCGTGGCGACAGTGCTGGTCAGTCGTGGGCGAAGGGGGGCGCGGCGGGTGCCATGACGGGGCCGGCGGGAGCGCTCCGATCGACGGCGAGCGGCATGATGCCATAGCTGCGTGCGATCGATATGTCGATGACCGCATAGTTGGGTCGGTGACGGCCGTCGAGGCGCGCCTCCGCGCGACGGTAGCGCGTGCGCCCGGCGGCGAGGGCCGCATCGAAACCGGCCGCGGCCACGGCGTCGCGATCGACAGCGTCGCCAGCACGCTCGCGCAGGCGACGGCCAAGCAGGGTGGTTTCGAGGAACTCGGCGTGGCGCGTGCCATCGTCAGTGTAGAAACCGACGAAGGCATGTCCCGGCACGAGCACGAGCATGGTGCGGATGCCGAGCCGCTCGAGCGCCGAGGCGATCAGCACACTGCCGTCGAGGCAGTTGGCCACGCGCTCGTCCCAGGTGTCGGCGAGCAGGCGCACGCGCTGGCTGTAGATCACCGGGCCCTGGCTGATGCCGGCGCCGTCGTCGGCGTAACGCAGGCCTCGGCGTTCGAGCGCCAGCCAGACCGCGCGCGCCTGGCGCCGGCGCGCCGCTGCGTCGCTTGCCTGCGTCGGCAGGCCGGGATCGATGCGGCGCGCGAGCGCAAGCAGGTCATCAACGACTGGCGACTGCGGGTCGACCCAGGCCGCGAACATGAAGCCGAGATCGATGCGCGCGTCGCCGTCGCGGACGAAGTACAACGCCTCGTCGAGCGGATGCACCCGCACCTTGGCGCGACGCACGAGCGGCGGCTGGCCGGGTCGCTCGATGCTCGCTTCGAGCGTTTGCGTGCGCGTGGTGGAGAGCGCACGCAGTGCCGAGATATCCCAGTCCAGGCGTGGGCGCAGCACCTGCGTGCCGTCGACCACGGTCTCGATGACGGTTGGTTCGACCAGGCCCGGCGTGTCGATGCGCACGCGCACGCGCTGCGGTGGCGAGACGCCCGCCAGGCGCACACGCAACAGGCCACTGCCGGTGTCCACGCCTGCCTGCGACAGCTCCAGCGCGGGAAACAGCTCACCAGCCGGCGTGACCTCGAGGGTGGCCTCGAGAGCGCGCGTGGGAACCGCCGTCGACAGCAGGGCGACGGCAAGCAGGACCTGGAGGAGAGAGGGCGCGATCCGCACACGCGTGAGGCATGCGGCGGTTCGGGTTGCCAGCGGCAGCATGCGCGCACTATCGTTGGCGGAGCTTGGTCTTGTCCAGTGCGGCTCCCGTACGCCAGCACCATTCATTCATTCTGGAGTTCCCCATGCGTCCGATTGTCCTTTGCAGCGTCATCGCCCTCGTGCTGGCCGGATGTGACGCGCCGCCACCCGACGAGAAGCCAGTCGCTGCCGTGCCGGCGCCAACCGAAGCCCCTGCGCCGGCCGAAGCCGCGCCGGTCAAGCCGCCGGAAGGCACCTGCGGTGACCAGTCCGCCCTGCCGGCCGAGGAACGCATCGCCAACACGCCGAAATGGACGCTGGCCAGCGAGCAGGACAACTTCGGCTTCGAGGTCTACCGCAGCGAGAGCGAGGACGGCGAGTTCACCAAGCTCAACGCCGATCCGATCCTTGGCGCAGGCACGACCGACGAAACACAGAAGTACCAGTTCCGTGACGACACGATCGATCCATGCAAGGACTACTGGTACTACATCGAGTCGATCAGCACCTCCGGCGTGCGCGAGAAGTTCACGCCGACGTTCAAGGCGCCTGCCAAGCGTTCGCCGAAAGCCGGCTGAGGCCGCCGCGATGGCAGGCGAGCAGCCCGTCGACGCGACCGCCGCGTCGATGCGCGGCGTCAACGGCTACTGGCGCGCACTCGACGCCGAGGACATCCGCCGCGGAGAACACCGCACGATGGTCGGCGCGATGTGGGACGACATCGGCCGGCTGCAGTTCGAGTTCCTGCGTGCACAGGGACTCGAGCCGCAACACCGTCTGCTCGATGTCGGCTGCGGCGCGCTGCGCGGCGGCGTGCATTTCGTGCGATACCTCGAACCGGGCCACTACTGCGGACTCGACGCCAATGCCTCGCTGATCGAGGCCGGCCATCACGAGCTTGCCCTGGCCGGGCTCGCCGACCGCGGTGCAGCCCTGCTCGCCGACGGCAACTTCGACGTCGCCCAATTCGGCCAGCGCTTCGACATGGCGATCGCGGTATCGCTGATAACGCATCTCTACGCCAACCACATCCAGGTTTGTCTGGCGCGCGTTGCCGAGGTACTCGCACCGGGCGGACGCTTCTACGTGACCTTCTTCGAGGCGCCACACAGCGCACACCTGGCATCGCTGGTGCAGCCGCCCGGCGAAATCACCACGCATTACGCGAACGATCCGTTCCATCAGTCGTTCGACGAACTGGCGACCCTGGCCGCACGCGCCGGCCTCGACGCCGAACTGATCGGTGACTTCGGCCATCCGCGCGGCCAGCGCATGATCCTGTTCCGCGCGCGCTGAAGCCGGTGGACGCGGTCGTCGACACCATGGCCCGGCCGCTGCGCAGGCATTGGCTGGTCGTGGCCGCGATCGCCTGGCTCGCAGCCAATGCGATCCTGCTGTGGCTCTACCACGGCGAACCGCCGAAACCGCTGATCGGTGACGAGTTCGACTACAACCGACGTGCGCTGGCCCTGCTCGCCGGCACGCCTGTGCCGGAGACCTTCATCTGGCCGCCGGGCCAGACCTGGTTCCTCGCCGCTGCCTACCGCGTGTTCGGCACACATGTCCTTGCCGTGCAGATCGTGCAGATCGCCCTGCTCCTCGGTTGCGCATGGATGCTCATGCGCCTGTGTCGGCCGCTCGTCGGCGCACGCGCGGCCACCGCCGCGACCCTGCTGTTCCTGCTCAATCCGACGACGATCGCGCAGGCGCATTGGCTGTGGCCGGAAGTCACCCACCTGGCCTGCCTGCTCGGCGCCCTGC carries:
- a CDS encoding ATP-binding protein, which produces MARPLSLKARSLTAAGFVLAGFLGLAFFALDKAFHEASLASQRERLQGYVYAYLAGADTVRTGTLIPPEVGPDPRFDRPSSGLYAAIVGDNVRNAHARQWRSPSALGVELPFDTELAAGEQRFDGPLATPEGELYVLSQGIEWSLPNSDPLKLTVHVAEDGAEMARQATQFRRTLFAWLGGLGVLLLLLLLAVQRWSLAPLRKIAADLEHVERGNQERLGDDYPVELSGLSTNLNAFIDSERERLKRYRNTLSDLAHSLKTPLAVMRTQLETQSDDRQLRWTVLEQVGRMDEIVAYQLSRAATSGRQTFATPLALEPYAEEIVQSLEKVYADRNVLCEFDIDPAARFHGDQGDLLELLGNLLENAFKWARHRVLLSARPHQEEGSRWPSLEISIEDDGPGIPDDRIEHVLQRGVRGDERVQGHGIGLSIVQDIVRAYRGTLRVTRSPTLGGARFDIRLERN
- a CDS encoding glycosyltransferase family 4 protein; the encoded protein is MKPRIAIVVQRCHEKLVGGSEALAWQYAELLRPHYDIEILTTAASDYVHWRNDLPVGTELRDGIRVRRFEVVHERGPYFGVLWDRLRAHHAARCAHPPATRFAWPESLEEEFIRAQGPHCPSLHEHLARHGDDYRAVIFITYLYPTTFDGIRAMPHRRWLIVPCVHDEPAAYLKAMAHQARRAPSLLWNTRAEQEIGARLWNVDHGRVVSMSVETTLVEPAREASPYLLYCGRIDVNKGSPQMLDGFASWKKAHPQSKLELVLTGHDVIGVGSRPGVRYLGFVDERRKFELMAGALAFVQPSPYESLSIVLLEAMAQRVPVIVNGECEALVEHVEASRSGAAFRGEAELHAAIDRVLALDATARAEEGARARDYVVERYGREQVTARLLAEVEALAGN
- a CDS encoding response regulator transcription factor yields the protein MRVLLVEDEAPLRETLAARLKRDGFAVDTAGDGEEGLYLGREVPFDVAIIDLGLPKLSGMDLVKQLREAGQRYPILILTARSSWQDKVQGLKFGADDYLVKPFHVEELLARLNALVRRASGWSRPQLECGPIVLDTTAQTVTSNGSTVDLTSYEYKVLEYLMMHAGELVSKADLTEHIYQQDFDRDSNVLEVFIGRLRRKLDPDGAIKPIETVRGRGYRFALERTDSLAGEDDAPKGETAAN
- a CDS encoding glycosyltransferase family 4 protein; the protein is MTTFAWSAEGVDEPVHDPAMVIDWVHSPDDVLVYHYCTGADAIVDLFRRVKARRVVRYHNITPPGFFRGWSKGYVDACEAGRAQIARFARMNCDLYLGDSSYNNEDFITAGVDPRRCETLPPFHACEELLASAVDDRRIPRVGGAPLLLMVGRIAPNKGYLELVDALSVCRQAIDPASHLLVFGKLDQNLAAYGRALHARIDERGLRHNVTIIGDAGDKELRAGFAAATALVLPSAHEGFCVPVIEAMALGTPIIAYASSAIPETLGDAGLSWESRDPALIAASVGRLHADAELRARLRERGRERYAARFAPAVLERELIRIFGRFA
- a CDS encoding glycosyltransferase; the encoded protein is MKAAILIPVLANRDAVGADALTMASVFERNGLETRIFCISAHDVAVRTYPAHKLNAFVGPDDIVVYHFSMGWAKGLDLLRRCPARLFVKYHNITPPEFFHSISHEHEEACRDGRAEIAAVAALGCERYIGDSAYNLDELFAAGAPRASGSVLAPFHRIDDLLEAEADAAMLDELGDGARNFLMVGRIAPNKGHVDLVDAFAAYLRAYAEPARLVLVGKIDPRLSAYTNAVRARVAAYGIEKHVRWVDGASESELKAAYLASHVFMLLSAHEGFCVPLVEAMALGTPIVARATTAVPETLGSAGIAWNSADPFVYAATAARLFSDAVFRDSLREQGMRRYREQFRNDRLGARLLELVEQRT
- a CDS encoding class I SAM-dependent methyltransferase, with translation MAGEQPVDATAASMRGVNGYWRALDAEDIRRGEHRTMVGAMWDDIGRLQFEFLRAQGLEPQHRLLDVGCGALRGGVHFVRYLEPGHYCGLDANASLIEAGHHELALAGLADRGAALLADGNFDVAQFGQRFDMAIAVSLITHLYANHIQVCLARVAEVLAPGGRFYVTFFEAPHSAHLASLVQPPGEITTHYANDPFHQSFDELATLAARAGLDAELIGDFGHPRGQRMILFRAR